Proteins found in one Methanospirillum hungatei JF-1 genomic segment:
- a CDS encoding IS66-like element ISMhu3 family transposase codes for MTNNRTSEISDESIDDLRRNIHQLKKELKIERKRRILAENQKNELKKENKKLKKEIAKILSSAPFLSASSKTAEAGGVPSSKTFYRRKRQCEENRKSGGQPGHEGNGRKRPASNSPSMNIPLDSCPECGTHLNEPVNGAEQTRTITDIPFPRHIVYEIHYPRYWCSTCKKLVRGELPLPPNQQFGPAVASWIAYHRMLGLTIRKIQSSLLETYDIQMSEATILKLERWVADTLKEDYEKLKEKIIQENNINADETSFRVNGENGWLWVFTSTIGSYYKVASTRGHSVPEEVLKGFNGVLGRDAWKPYDVIMCSGHQLDLLHVNRWLERAEIKHKIEPRSLLTSQPVKILRKGRPPEKFLEFVDGVRSILKKAVEYTENDPPPSLDERKNARDKFQAELTGLLERKWVDPDVIRISKELRKRQDMLLTFMVHEDVPWHNNDAERAIRQGVLHRKISGGRRTWLGAEGFGVLLSIYETSKKQKENFMQLVGRKLGFEAPVENGNCSTS; via the coding sequence ATGACGAATAATAGGACTTCCGAAATCAGTGATGAATCTATAGACGATTTACGGCGTAATATCCATCAATTAAAGAAAGAACTTAAAATTGAACGTAAACGCAGAATTTTAGCAGAAAACCAAAAAAATGAACTGAAAAAGGAAAATAAAAAACTCAAAAAAGAAATTGCAAAAATATTGAGTTCTGCACCTTTTCTCTCAGCATCAAGTAAAACAGCTGAAGCAGGAGGAGTTCCGAGTTCAAAGACCTTTTATCGCCGGAAGAGGCAGTGTGAAGAAAATAGGAAAAGTGGAGGTCAACCAGGGCATGAAGGAAATGGAAGGAAAAGACCCGCTTCCAATTCACCATCGATGAATATCCCCTTGGATTCATGTCCTGAATGTGGAACGCATTTGAATGAACCAGTCAACGGGGCGGAACAAACACGCACCATTACGGATATTCCATTTCCAAGGCACATCGTTTACGAAATCCATTATCCGAGGTATTGGTGTTCAACTTGCAAGAAATTAGTACGTGGAGAGTTGCCCTTACCGCCAAACCAGCAATTCGGACCTGCTGTAGCCTCTTGGATTGCTTATCATAGAATGTTAGGATTGACTATAAGGAAAATCCAATCCAGCCTCTTAGAAACATACGATATTCAAATGAGTGAAGCTACCATTCTGAAACTGGAAAGGTGGGTTGCAGATACTCTCAAAGAAGATTACGAAAAACTCAAAGAAAAGATAATTCAGGAGAACAATATCAATGCAGATGAAACCAGTTTCAGAGTGAATGGAGAAAATGGATGGTTGTGGGTATTCACTTCGACAATTGGCTCATATTACAAAGTGGCATCAACTCGAGGACATTCGGTTCCCGAAGAAGTTTTAAAAGGTTTTAATGGCGTTTTAGGAAGAGATGCATGGAAACCATATGATGTCATAATGTGTTCAGGGCATCAGTTAGATCTTCTTCATGTGAATCGATGGTTGGAAAGAGCAGAAATAAAGCACAAAATTGAACCGCGAAGTTTATTGACCTCTCAACCAGTCAAAATACTAAGAAAAGGCAGACCTCCAGAAAAATTTCTTGAGTTTGTTGATGGAGTTCGTTCGATTCTAAAAAAAGCGGTAGAATATACTGAAAATGATCCTCCACCATCTTTGGATGAACGGAAAAATGCACGTGATAAATTTCAGGCTGAGCTTACGGGCTTGCTTGAACGAAAATGGGTAGATCCAGATGTTATTCGTATTTCCAAAGAACTTCGAAAACGGCAAGATATGTTACTTACTTTCATGGTCCATGAGGATGTTCCATGGCATAATAATGATGCGGAACGTGCCATACGTCAGGGGGTACTTCATCGAAAAATTAGTGGGGGGAGAAGAACATGGCTCGGAGCTGAAGGTTTTGGAGTCTTGCTTAGTATTTACGAAACTTCGAAGAAACAAAAGGAGAATTTCATGCAATTGGTGGGAAGAAAGTTAGGATTTGAAGCACCTGTCGAGAATGGCAATTGTTCAACTTCCTAA
- a CDS encoding AAA family ATPase, producing MDRRIPYGIINYAEIIEKKGYFVDKTHFINKLENIQNPVFLRPRRFGKSLFCSMLQHYYDLRNKENFEELFGHTWIGQHPTGDQNKYIVLLFDFSEVQVEDGLTGTERNFTEYCNNLLNNMRLLYPEYLGGFPPLHVHTPVATNLNNWLTYLWMSGAPPVYIIIDEYDNFVNQLITTYQDRLYQEITTGDSFLRSVYKVLKAGRRSGSVKNIFITGVLPITIDDLSSAYNISTFLTLDPTFESMLGFTQSEVDTLMDTLYHDYNLDPSVRLQVDEVVKNMYNGYHFVSPHTAAVYNLLCSCSSSGSFVNKRQSRMISLI from the coding sequence ATGGATCGGCGTATCCCCTACGGGATAATAAATTATGCAGAGATCATAGAGAAGAAGGGATACTTTGTCGATAAAACCCATTTTATCAATAAACTTGAGAACATTCAGAATCCTGTATTTCTCCGCCCCAGAAGGTTTGGAAAATCTCTCTTCTGTTCAATGCTACAGCACTACTATGACCTTCGGAATAAGGAAAATTTTGAGGAACTCTTTGGCCATACATGGATAGGACAGCACCCTACCGGAGATCAGAATAAATATATCGTTCTTCTCTTTGACTTTTCTGAAGTACAGGTTGAAGATGGTCTTACGGGAACAGAACGTAATTTTACTGAGTATTGTAACAACCTTCTCAACAACATGCGACTCTTATACCCTGAATATCTCGGAGGTTTTCCCCCATTACATGTTCACACCCCGGTTGCAACGAATCTTAACAATTGGCTCACGTATCTCTGGATGTCAGGTGCCCCCCCTGTATACATCATCATTGACGAATATGATAACTTTGTCAACCAACTTATCACAACTTATCAGGATCGCCTGTATCAGGAAATAACGACCGGAGACAGTTTTCTCAGATCTGTGTATAAGGTTTTGAAAGCAGGAAGGCGATCCGGGTCAGTGAAAAATATTTTCATCACCGGTGTGCTTCCGATTACCATCGATGACCTCAGTTCTGCGTACAACATCTCAACATTCCTCACGCTTGATCCCACCTTTGAGTCTATGCTCGGGTTTACCCAGAGTGAAGTTGATACGCTGATGGATACACTCTACCATGATTATAACCTTGATCCCTCAGTTCGTCTCCAGGTGGATGAAGTAGTAAAAAATATGTATAATGGGTATCATTTTGTAAGTCCCCATACTGCAGCAGTATATAACCTACTATGCTCATGTTCTTCCTCAGGCAGTTTTGTGAACAAAAGACAATCCCGGATGATCTCTTTGATCTGA
- a CDS encoding ion channel — protein MFSIILILFTFLISSTFVMYTVESEAQPEKFEDFDNALWWAVVTMTTVGYGDVYPVTHIGKMFTIVMMLLGIGIIALPTGIIASGFLDEMRIRSEHEESKRIPSVTDELIKIHELKTDGVISEEEFLELKKRILLQHEKELNS, from the coding sequence ATCTTCTCTATCATCCTTATTCTCTTCACCTTTCTCATCTCCTCCACCTTTGTCATGTACACCGTTGAATCTGAAGCACAACCAGAAAAGTTTGAGGATTTTGATAATGCTCTCTGGTGGGCGGTCGTCACCATGACAACGGTCGGATATGGAGATGTGTACCCCGTCACTCATATCGGAAAAATGTTTACTATCGTGATGATGTTACTTGGAATTGGAATTATTGCCCTTCCAACGGGTATTATTGCATCCGGTTTTCTTGATGAGATGAGGATACGGAGTGAACATGAGGAAAGTAAAAGAATCCCTTCGGTTACAGATGAACTGATAAAAATACATGAATTGAAAACCGATGGGGTCATTTCAGAAGAGGAGTTTTTGGAATTAAAGAAGAGAATACTCCTGCAACATGAAAAAGAGTTGAATAGCTAA
- a CDS encoding polyphosphate polymerase domain-containing protein, whose protein sequence is MKNNIQSHTPEPISGTESSTQDKLNPSLDVILSKFRPIDISDISHATLQNRKESKYLLTTHQALDLLKHLPETYHIFEVDGKQVQTYKTTYFDSPEFQLYLAHHNGRKPRYKVRTRSYIDSDLTYLEVKEKKNTGRTIKHRLQIEELVTRLGSDIREFLSSCFPFDYAEYKPVLINEYRRITLVSTIHPERITLDIDLTFHSGSIDILLPNIVIAEIKRSSDHIRSPALDYLNTIRLRPRGFSKYCIGISLLYGDFVKHNNFRIILRILNKLSNGGPVLC, encoded by the coding sequence ATGAAAAATAATATTCAATCTCATACCCCTGAACCAATATCCGGAACGGAATCATCAACTCAAGATAAGTTAAATCCCTCCCTGGATGTCATTCTCTCAAAGTTCAGGCCTATAGATATTTCTGATATCTCTCATGCAACCCTGCAGAACCGGAAAGAATCAAAATATCTGCTCACCACACATCAGGCTCTCGATCTTCTCAAACACCTTCCGGAAACATATCACATCTTCGAAGTGGATGGAAAACAAGTTCAGACCTACAAAACGACCTACTTTGACTCTCCGGAGTTTCAACTATACCTTGCCCATCATAACGGGCGAAAACCTCGATACAAAGTAAGAACCCGGTCCTATATAGATTCTGACCTCACGTATCTGGAGGTAAAGGAGAAGAAAAATACCGGACGTACTATCAAACACCGGCTTCAGATCGAGGAGCTGGTCACCAGGCTTGGATCAGATATCCGTGAATTTCTCTCGTCATGTTTCCCCTTTGACTATGCAGAGTATAAACCAGTGTTGATAAACGAATACAGAAGAATTACCCTCGTATCTACAATTCATCCTGAACGGATCACTCTTGATATCGATCTGACCTTTCATTCAGGTTCCATCGATATTCTGCTCCCAAACATTGTCATCGCAGAGATAAAGCGAAGTTCAGATCATATTAGGTCACCTGCCCTTGACTATCTGAATACGATAAGATTACGACCACGAGGGTTTTCGAAATACTGCATTGGAATATCACTTTTATATGGTGATTTTGTGAAACATAACAACTTCCGGATAATTCTGCGGATACTGAATAAACTTTCCAATGGAGGACCGGTACTATGTTAA
- a CDS encoding DUF2080 family transposase-associated protein — MRTVPFNVATELKVNNICGFYKREVKPFGTSAKVDCPKEHLGKTVYLVILDNDE; from the coding sequence ATGAGAACTGTTCCATTCAATGTTGCTACAGAACTGAAGGTAAACAACATTTGTGGTTTTTATAAACGAGAAGTCAAACCCTTTGGAACAAGTGCGAAAGTAGATTGTCCCAAGGAACATTTGGGTAAAACGGTTTATTTGGTTATTCTGGATAATGACGAATAA
- a CDS encoding PD-(D/E)XK nuclease domain-containing protein — protein MLMFFLRQFCEQKTIPDDLFDLNLRTDLSWIRRLTGGSNENTKELVSQLTTRETISINRKSLVSQFNVSEFFEPVFYPVSLFYLGILTRKDEFELSFPNLSMKEIAVEYFNEIFRIDLGQEKYKEMMQGFVENPDLFKLFSDYWQLYVSQLPESVFAQMNENFYRTTFYELCSRYLSPWFTWNVERSYPSGKSDLEFVGKYHERFSSLRWVIEFKYFSNIELARLKTPIEEFEVQEEDTRQIRGYAEGLIQEYPEAKIRLFVIYCFGNQGFRVFELTRNSPGKFS, from the coding sequence ATGCTCATGTTCTTCCTCAGGCAGTTTTGTGAACAAAAGACAATCCCGGATGATCTCTTTGATCTGAATCTGCGAACCGATCTCTCGTGGATTAGAAGACTCACTGGCGGGAGTAATGAGAATACCAAAGAACTGGTCAGCCAGCTGACTACCCGTGAAACCATCTCAATTAACCGAAAATCCCTTGTTTCACAATTTAATGTAAGTGAATTTTTTGAACCTGTTTTTTATCCGGTATCTCTGTTTTACTTAGGCATCCTGACGAGGAAGGATGAATTTGAACTCAGCTTCCCCAACCTTTCGATGAAAGAGATAGCAGTTGAGTACTTTAATGAAATATTTCGTATTGACCTCGGTCAGGAAAAATACAAAGAGATGATGCAGGGATTTGTGGAAAACCCTGATCTATTTAAACTTTTTTCAGATTACTGGCAGTTATATGTCAGCCAGCTCCCTGAATCAGTCTTTGCCCAGATGAATGAGAACTTTTACCGCACTACCTTCTACGAACTTTGCAGCAGGTATCTTTCTCCCTGGTTCACCTGGAATGTGGAACGATCGTACCCTTCAGGTAAGAGTGACCTTGAGTTTGTCGGAAAGTATCATGAAAGGTTTTCTTCTTTGCGATGGGTTATCGAGTTTAAGTATTTTTCAAACATCGAATTGGCCAGGCTAAAAACGCCGATCGAAGAATTTGAGGTACAAGAAGAGGATACCAGGCAGATAAGAGGGTACGCAGAGGGGCTGATTCAGGAGTATCCGGAGGCAAAGATACGCCTGTTTGTTATATATTGTTTTGGGAATCAAGGATTCCGAGTGTTTGAATTAACAAGGAATAGTCCTGGGAAATTTTCGTGA
- a CDS encoding DUF4956 domain-containing protein, translating to MLTDPYGSFLAGILINLLAAVIIARGIYYPRKRAQDYIFTFLAFSTVIYLVMGLFTSVELTIGVGFGLFALFSVLRYRTDTVPIREMTYLFVMVALPIMNSILYNSGDIVKLCLSDFVIIAVLFILEQKWGFRYEQKKLIKYEKIDLIRADEHDRLIEDLINRTGLAITQVEIVEIDFIRDSADIIITYEEEAPVIHKKNPNSDNRPVEESLPLHLSPGTIE from the coding sequence ATGTTAACCGATCCCTATGGTTCATTCCTTGCGGGAATTCTCATAAATCTTCTTGCAGCGGTAATCATCGCACGAGGAATCTATTATCCGAGAAAAAGAGCCCAGGATTATATATTTACATTCCTAGCATTCTCGACCGTCATATACCTGGTGATGGGTCTTTTTACATCAGTCGAACTCACAATCGGAGTGGGATTTGGCCTCTTTGCCTTGTTTTCTGTTCTCAGGTACCGGACCGATACCGTGCCCATCCGGGAGATGACCTATCTCTTTGTCATGGTTGCTCTGCCGATCATGAACTCAATCCTGTATAATAGCGGGGATATTGTGAAATTATGCCTCTCTGACTTCGTGATCATTGCGGTGCTCTTCATTCTTGAACAGAAATGGGGATTCAGATATGAACAGAAGAAACTGATCAAGTATGAGAAGATAGACCTGATTCGTGCCGATGAACATGATCGGTTAATCGAAGATCTGATAAATCGAACCGGACTTGCAATTACGCAGGTTGAAATTGTTGAAATCGATTTCATCCGGGATTCAGCGGACATCATAATTACCTATGAAGAAGAGGCTCCGGTCATTCATAAAAAAAATCCGAATTCTGATAACAGACCGGTTGAGGAATCCCTTCCTCTTCATCTCTCTCCCGGAACCATAGAATAA